The sequence CGCCGCCGGCGTCACGGCCGCCGCGCCGGGCCGGGTGGGATGCCGGGGGGTCGGTCTCCATGAACGACTCGCCGTGCGTGCCTACTGCCACCAAACCCCTCCTCAGCCGTTCCAAACGACAGTACGTCTTTGGAACGCCCACTGCGATGTTCATGTGGAACGCGAGCCAATTGTGCTCCACGGGGACGACGACAAACGACGCGCGCAACGCACCACTTCACTCCACCCCGCCCCTCGGGACCGTGCCGTGCCCCCGCGCGGGGGCGGTCTGAACCGGCTTGTGCCGATGCGGCGCGCTGAGGGGGCGCCGCTGGGCCCCACTCCACACCACCCCCGTTGACCTGGGATTTCGTCGCAGAAAACGGCGCGTGGACGGTGTTTTTCTTGTTGACGGTGGGGAAGAGTGGAGTAGAGTGGGGCGCCGTGGGGGGCGGTAGCGCCCCATGCGGCGCGGGAGGTGGGGCCGGTGTTTCTCGGCACTCACTCACCGCGCCTCGACGACAAGGGACGACTGTTCCTGCCGGCGAAGTACCGCGAGGAGCTGTCGGGGGGATTGGTGATCACGAAGGGCCAGGAACGCTGCCTGTACGTCTTCCCCATGGCGGAGTTCCAGCGGATAACCGAGGCTCTGCGTGCCGCGCCGGTCACCGAGAAGGCGGTCCGGAGCTACAGCCGGGTCTTCTTCGCCAGCGCCTCCGACGAGGTAACCGACAAGCAGGGCCGCGTCACGATTCCCCCGCCGCTGCGCAAGTACGCGGGGCTCACCCGCGACTGCACGGTCATCGGGGCCAACACGCGTCTGGAGATCTGGGACACCCAGGCATGGGAGACCTACCTGGAGCAGGAGGAGCAGACCTTCTCCGACGTCTCGGAGGAGGTGTTGCCAGGGATTCTCTGAGATACGACTCGTCGGTCCGTTGACCGGCACTGGCCCACGTTCGGCCAGGTCTCCAGCCGCTCTCCAGCCAGCTGGCGCAGCTTCCCCGGTGCCAGACGGCGACCCCCCGCGGGCAACGCGGTGATCTTCCTCCAGGGCAGCGGATGGGGACCTGGCCGGGCGAGGCCGCCGCCGGGGGCGCGGGACGGTCCGGTCCGGCGATGCCACAC is a genomic window of Actinomadura citrea containing:
- the mraZ gene encoding division/cell wall cluster transcriptional repressor MraZ, coding for MFLGTHSPRLDDKGRLFLPAKYREELSGGLVITKGQERCLYVFPMAEFQRITEALRAAPVTEKAVRSYSRVFFASASDEVTDKQGRVTIPPPLRKYAGLTRDCTVIGANTRLEIWDTQAWETYLEQEEQTFSDVSEEVLPGIL